A genomic region of Triticum aestivum cultivar Chinese Spring unplaced genomic scaffold, IWGSC CS RefSeq v2.1 scaffold77317, whole genome shotgun sequence contains the following coding sequences:
- the LOC123172608 gene encoding uncharacterized protein isoform X1 produces the protein MALVADELKAKAEVYYDDEICQQCTRLLLKEAGLPNGLLPLKDIMECGYVEETGYVWLKQKKRIDHVFQSLGRVVSYGTEITAFAGKGRIKKVKGIKTRELMVWLPVEEISLDEPATGKLICKSIAGFSKIFPASAFHIPEKENEKANCAGPKPVVLMERAAPVVKNN, from the coding sequence ATGGCTCTTGTTGCCGACGAGCTCAAGGCCAAGGCCGAGGTGTACTACGACGATGAGATTTGCCAGCAGTGCACCAGGCTCCTGCTCAAGGAAGCAGGCCTCCCCAATGGCCTGCTTCCCCTGAAGGACATCATGGAGTGCGGCTATGTCGAGGAGACTGGGTATGTGTGGCTCAAGCAAAAGAAGAGGATAGACCACGTCTTCCAGAGCCTGGGGAGGGTGGTGTCTTATGGCACTGAGATCACTGCCTTCGCCGGGAAGGGCAGGATCAAGAAGGTCAAAGGGATAAAGACCAGGGAGCTCATGGTGTGGCTCCCTGTGGAGGAGATCTCCCTTGACGAACCAGCGACTGGTAAGCTCATCTGCAAGAGCATTGCCGGCTTTTCTAAGATCTTCCCTGCATCAGCTTTCCACATCCCAGAGAAGGAGAATGAGAAGGCCAACTGCGCCGGACCAAAACCAGTGGTCCTCATGGAGAGGGCAGCACCAGTTGTTAAGAACAACTGA
- the LOC123172608 gene encoding uncharacterized protein isoform X2, whose protein sequence is MALVADELKAKAEVYYDDEICQQCTRLLLPLKDIMECGYVEETGYVWLKQKKRIDHVFQSLGRVVSYGTEITAFAGKGRIKKVKGIKTRELMVWLPVEEISLDEPATGKLICKSIAGFSKIFPASAFHIPEKENEKANCAGPKPVVLMERAAPVVKNN, encoded by the exons ATGGCTCTTGTTGCCGACGAGCTCAAGGCCAAGGCCGAGGTGTACTACGACGATGAGATTTGCCAGCAGTGCACCAGGCT CCTGCTTCCCCTGAAGGACATCATGGAGTGCGGCTATGTCGAGGAGACTGGGTATGTGTGGCTCAAGCAAAAGAAGAGGATAGACCACGTCTTCCAGAGCCTGGGGAGGGTGGTGTCTTATGGCACTGAGATCACTGCCTTCGCCGGGAAGGGCAGGATCAAGAAGGTCAAAGGGATAAAGACCAGGGAGCTCATGGTGTGGCTCCCTGTGGAGGAGATCTCCCTTGACGAACCAGCGACTGGTAAGCTCATCTGCAAGAGCATTGCCGGCTTTTCTAAGATCTTCCCTGCATCAGCTTTCCACATCCCAGAGAAGGAGAATGAGAAGGCCAACTGCGCCGGACCAAAACCAGTGGTCCTCATGGAGAGGGCAGCACCAGTTGTTAAGAACAACTGA